Proteins encoded within one genomic window of Camelina sativa cultivar DH55 chromosome 19, Cs, whole genome shotgun sequence:
- the LOC104766537 gene encoding protection of telomeres protein 1a isoform X1 produces MARKRESPKLVKIKDAINLINQRVSLIGIVIEQREPKQCRNNDWICTLRVIDDTYPSPGFTVNVFSNTLEQLPQIKNYDDMILFTRIKMQTFDSGKRVNAACDRWVASFALFEGGGTGKDFVCYQCSSNFHEEEALYKSSMDDLRKVFAGSSGFLKAQSSIYRVTPCSQEKISFLREIKNGKCFDLVCKILHADEQMSTVFVWDGTDAPPAFILATGVEEDEAFSSLSVNTFLSRDTLLSFPTLGTILRVSLSSHLFHQVKPGDWVKLYHLHCEVDRGSWVGKVTNSTKVRRAQDDCLVEKIMRIYDKRIASKLGHIPYWSFPSPPGLTETDDNCAPFVSLMDIITFPKVTCKYKCIVRVVAAYPWQVEDFCSDENRRHRVLLTLEDPIATLGAFLCDKEAEYFWGLGFQDTQILRNKRNRLLGIRGFSNLGAPRNPPWIECCIFSYYTHKADPWTTRKYRIFGTRLLD; encoded by the exons ATGGCGAGGAAGAGAGAAAGTCCCAAGCTTGTCAAAATCAAAGACGCCATTAATCTCATCAACCAACGCGTTAGTCTAATCGGTATCGTTATTGAACAAAGAGAACCTAAACAATGTCGCAACAATG ATTGGATTTGTACGCTTCGTGTAATTGATGATACATACCCAAGTCCTGGATTTACAGTAAATGTATTTAGTAACACTCTTGAACAACTTCCTCAAATCAAGAACTACGACGATATGATTCTCTTTACACGCATCAAG aTGCAAACTTTTGATAGTGGTAAAAGAGTAAATGCTGCTTGTGATAGATGGGTTGCTTCGTTTGCGCTGTTCGAAGGAGGAGGTACTGGCAAGGATTTTGTTTGTTACCAATGCTCTTCGAATtttcatgaagaagaagcacTATACAAGAGTTCCATGGATGATCTACGCAAAGTGTTTGCCGGTTCTAGCGGATTTCTTAAAG CTCAGAGTTCGATTTACAGAGTAACACCTTGCTCCCAAGAAAAAATTTCATTCTTGAGAGAGATCAAGAATGGAAAATGCTTTGATTTGGTGTGCAAG ATCCTCCATGCCGATGAACAAATGAGCACCGTTTTTGTATGGGATGGAACTGATGCTCCCCCAGCATTTATTCTGGCAAC GGGAGTCGAAGAAGACGAGGCATTTAGCAGTCTCTCAGTTAACACTTTTCTGTCCAGAGATACATTGCTCAGCTTTCCAACACTTGGAACGATCTTGAGAGTTTCTCTAAGCAGTCATCTATTTCATCAGGTTAAACCTGGTGACTGGGTGAAACTTTACCATTTACACTGTGAAGTTGATAGGGGATCTTGGGTAGGTAAAGTTACCAACTCTACAAAGGTTCGTCGCGCTCAAGATGATTGTTTAGTTGAAAAGATAATGAG GATATATGATAAGAGAATAGCGTCAAAGTTGGGACACATTCCATATTGGAGTTTTCCGTCGCCTCCTGGATTAACAG AGACAGATGACAATTGTGCTCCATTTGTTTCACTGATGGACATCATAACATTCCCCAAA GTTACATGCAAGTACAAATGCATTGTTCGGGTTGTAGCTGCATACCCTTGGCAAGTAGAAGATTTCTGTTCAGATGAGAATCGCCGGCACCGAGTTTTGTTGACATTGGAGGATCCAATAGCGACTTTAGGTGCTTTCTTATGCGATAAAGAAGCA GAGTACTTTTGGGGTTTAGGATTTCAGGACACACAGATATTGAGGAATAAACGGAATCGGTTGCTTGGAATAAGGGGATTCTCCAACTTGGGTGCTCCAAGAAATCCACCATGGATTGAGTGTTGTATCTTCTCCTACTATACTCATAAAGCTGACCCATGGACGACCAGAAAATACAGAATCTTTGGTACTCGCCTTCTTGATTAA
- the LOC104766537 gene encoding protection of telomeres protein 1a isoform X2 — translation MARKRESPKLVKIKDAINLINQRVSLIGIVIEQREPKQCRNNDWICTLRVIDDTYPSPGFTVNVFSNTLEQLPQIKNYDDMILFTRIKMQTFDSGKRVNAACDRWVASFALFEGGGTGKDFVCYQCSSNFHEEEALYKSSMDDLRKVFAGSSGFLKAQSSIYRVTPCSQEKISFLREIKNGKCFDLVCKILHADEQMSTVFVWDGTDAPPAFILATGVEEDEAFSSLSVNTFLSRDTLLSFPTLGTILRVSLSSHLFHQVKPGDWVKLYHLHCEVDRGSWVGKVTNSTKVRRAQDDCLVEKIMRIYDKRIASKLGHIPYWSFPSPPGLTETDDNCAPFVSLMDIITFPKVTCKYKCIVRVVAAYPWQVEDFCSDENRRHRVLLTLEDPIATLGVLLGFRISGHTDIEE, via the exons ATGGCGAGGAAGAGAGAAAGTCCCAAGCTTGTCAAAATCAAAGACGCCATTAATCTCATCAACCAACGCGTTAGTCTAATCGGTATCGTTATTGAACAAAGAGAACCTAAACAATGTCGCAACAATG ATTGGATTTGTACGCTTCGTGTAATTGATGATACATACCCAAGTCCTGGATTTACAGTAAATGTATTTAGTAACACTCTTGAACAACTTCCTCAAATCAAGAACTACGACGATATGATTCTCTTTACACGCATCAAG aTGCAAACTTTTGATAGTGGTAAAAGAGTAAATGCTGCTTGTGATAGATGGGTTGCTTCGTTTGCGCTGTTCGAAGGAGGAGGTACTGGCAAGGATTTTGTTTGTTACCAATGCTCTTCGAATtttcatgaagaagaagcacTATACAAGAGTTCCATGGATGATCTACGCAAAGTGTTTGCCGGTTCTAGCGGATTTCTTAAAG CTCAGAGTTCGATTTACAGAGTAACACCTTGCTCCCAAGAAAAAATTTCATTCTTGAGAGAGATCAAGAATGGAAAATGCTTTGATTTGGTGTGCAAG ATCCTCCATGCCGATGAACAAATGAGCACCGTTTTTGTATGGGATGGAACTGATGCTCCCCCAGCATTTATTCTGGCAAC GGGAGTCGAAGAAGACGAGGCATTTAGCAGTCTCTCAGTTAACACTTTTCTGTCCAGAGATACATTGCTCAGCTTTCCAACACTTGGAACGATCTTGAGAGTTTCTCTAAGCAGTCATCTATTTCATCAGGTTAAACCTGGTGACTGGGTGAAACTTTACCATTTACACTGTGAAGTTGATAGGGGATCTTGGGTAGGTAAAGTTACCAACTCTACAAAGGTTCGTCGCGCTCAAGATGATTGTTTAGTTGAAAAGATAATGAG GATATATGATAAGAGAATAGCGTCAAAGTTGGGACACATTCCATATTGGAGTTTTCCGTCGCCTCCTGGATTAACAG AGACAGATGACAATTGTGCTCCATTTGTTTCACTGATGGACATCATAACATTCCCCAAA GTTACATGCAAGTACAAATGCATTGTTCGGGTTGTAGCTGCATACCCTTGGCAAGTAGAAGATTTCTGTTCAGATGAGAATCGCCGGCACCGAGTTTTGTTGACATTGGAGGATCCAATAGCGACTTTAG GAGTACTTTTGGGGTTTAGGATTTCAGGACACACAGATATTGAGGAATAA
- the LOC104766538 gene encoding uncharacterized protein LOC104766538 isoform X1, which produces MEAYREEALRVKQIAERRFVEKDFTGARSYALKARSLFPDLEGLSQMIATFEVYLASQCRSGGQIDYYAVLGLKPSAGKREVKKQYKKMVVLLHPDKNKCIGADGAFHLISEAWGFLSNEFNKSTFYYKRKKHIDSTVVQKHSTEYMPGTGTAVFDRFPPSSERLDTFWTVCTSCKVQYEYLRKYVNKRLSCKNCRGAFIAVETGPAPVSASFHYTPPPHAPPSHVPPSHAPSSHAPPSNGYGTHGYDAISRMPTNSTYFLGHYPGQGHGYDYGTNGSYEWSSYSGTTSPGNLDLKRVSSVSNGYPYKHSTSVVSAGIKKAKDGSNGTCSMKSSSGGLIYPNPPPPSVSAHGSAIKVGRPGKKSKVFLEAAANGFVENPLKPVSVSKTMNTDGKIDQDYKLHLQSYGSSRRCSAASVLDTRKPLLQKAKTDIKKRLEIMRLASEAAAAAEDATPLDEKAVVSCKLGDVTGRKNNGPITVPDSDFHDFDKNRSEESFEPRQIWAIYDEDDGMPRLYCVVKEVLSVQPFKIDIAYLSSKTDIEFGSMKWVQYGFTKSCGHFRIRNSDIVDQVNIFSHLLKGKKTGRGGCVRIFPTSGEIWAVYKNWSLNWDGSTPDEVRHQYEMVEILDEYTEQYGVCIAPLVKLEGYKTVYHRSTKEDSKKWIPRCEMLRFSHQVPSWFLKDATSGFPGNCWDLDPAAIPEELLHI; this is translated from the exons ATGGAAGCTTACAGAGAGGAAGCCCTCAGAGTGAAACAGATCGCTGAGAGAAGATTTGTGGAAAAAGATTTCACAGGGGCTAGGAGTTATGCGTTGAAAGCTAGGTCGTTGTTTCCTGATTTGGAAGGTTTATCTCAGATGATTGCTACGTTTGAAGTTTATTTAGCTTCTCAGTGTAGGAGTGGTGGTCAAATTGATTATTATGCGGTACTTGGACTGAAACCGTCGGCTGGGAAAAGGGAAGTGAAGAAACAGTACAAGAAGATGGTTGTATTGCTTCATCCCGACAAGAACAAATGCATTGGGGCTGATGGTGCATTCCATCTCATTTCTGAAGCCTGGGGTTTCTTGTCCAATGAGTTTAATAAAAGCACGTTTtactacaaaagaaagaagcataTCGACTCCACAGTGGTTCAGAAGCACAGCACAGAGTACATGCCTGGGACTGGGACGGCAGTATTTGATCGGTTTCCACCATCTTCAGAAAG GCTTGATACTTTCTGGACTGTATGCACCTCTTGCAAAGTTCAGTATGAGTACTTGAGGAAGTATGTGAATAAGAGGCTTTCATGTAAGAACTGTCGTGGAGCATTTATTGCTGTAGAAACTGGTCCAGCTCCTGTTAGTGCGTCATTTCATTACACGCCTCCACCTCATGCGCCTCCATCTCATGTGCCTCCATCTCATGCGCCATCATCTCATGCACCTCCAAGTAATGGCTATGGCACACATGGTTATGATGCTATTTCACGCATGCCCACCAATTCAACGTATTTCCTAGGCCACTATCCTGGGCAAGGACATGGATATGATTATGGTACCAATGGTTCATATGAATGGAGCTCATACTCTGGAACAACCTCCCCAGGGAATCTGGATTTGAAGCGTGTGTCCTCAGTGTCCAATGGGTATCCTTATAAGCACAGCACCTCAGTAGTCAGTGCGGGGATCAAGAAAGCCAAAGACGGTTCTAATGGGACATGTTCGATGAAAAGCTCATCTGGAGGTCTGATATATCCTAATCCGCCCCCGCCCAGTGTGTCTGCTCACGGGTCTGCAATTAAGGTCGGCAGACCTGGGAAGAAGAGCAAAGTTTTTCTGGAAGCTGCTGCTAATGGATTTGTTGAGAACCCTCTGAAACCTGTTTCAGTATCAAAGACAATGAATACGGATGGCAAAATAGATCAGGATTACAAACTTCATCTCCAAAGTTATGGCTCATCCAGACGGTGTTCTGCTGCATCAGTATTGGATACACGGAAGCCCTTACTTCAAAAGGCCAAAACAGACATTAAGAAAAGATTGGAGATCATGAGATTAGCTTCAGAAGCAGCAGCGGCTGCAGAGGATGCGACACCCCTTGATGAAAAAGCTGTTGTCTCCTGTAAGTTGGGAGATGTTACAGGACGCAAAAATAACGGACCAATAACAGTACCAGACTCTGATTTCcatgattttgataaaaacagATCGGAGGAATCCTTTGAGCCAAGGCAAATTTGGGCAAtttatgatgaagatgatggtatgCCACGCCTATATTGTGTGGTTAAGGAAGTACTCTCGGTTCAACCCTTTAAGATTGACATTGCTTACTTGAGCTCCAAAACGGACATTGAGTTTGGGTCAATGAAATGGGTACAATACGGGTTTACAAAGTCGTGTGGGCATTTCAGGATACGAAACTCTGACATAGTTGACCAAGTTAACATCTTTTCGCATCTTTTGAAAGGCAAGAAGACAGGGAGAGGTGGTTGTGTTCGGATCTTCCCCACAAGTGGGGAGATTTGGGCTGTCTACAAGAACTGGTCACTAAACTGGGACGGATCAACCCCGGATGAAGTGAGGCACCAATATGAAATGGTCGAGATCCTTGATGAGTATACTGAACAGTATGGTGTGTGCATTGCCCCTCTTGTTAAACTAGAGGGCTACAAAACCGTATATCACAGGAGCACGAAGGAAGACAGTAAGAAGTGGATACCAAGGTGCGAGATGTTGCGGTTCTCGCACCAAGTGCCGTCCTGGTTTCTCAAAGATGCAACCAGCGGCTTTCCCGGAAACTGTTGGGACTTAGATCCAGCTGCAATCCCCGAGGAGCTGCTTCACATCTGA
- the LOC104766538 gene encoding uncharacterized protein LOC104766538 isoform X2: MEAYREEALRVKQIAERRFVEKDFTGARSYALKARSLFPDLEGLSQMIATFEVYLASQCRSGGQIDYYAVLGLKPSAGKREVKKQYKKMAVLLHPDKNKCIGADGAFHLISEAWGFLSNEFNKSTFYYKRKKHVDSTVVQKHSTEYMPGTGTTVFDRFPPSSERLDTFWTVCTSCKVQYEYLRKYVNKRLSCKNCRGAFIAVETGPAPVSASFHYTPPPHAPPSHVPPSHAPSSHAPPSNGYGTHGYDAISRMPTNSTYFLGHYPGQGHGYDYGTNGSYEWSSYSGTTSPGNLDLKRVSSVSNGYPYKHSTSVVSAGIKKAKDGSNGTCSMKSSSGGLIYPNPPPPSVSAHGSAIKVGRPGKKSKVFLEAAANGFVENPLKPVSVSKTMNTDGKIDQDYKLHLQSYGSSRRCSAASVLDTRKPLLQKAKTDIKKRLEIMRLASEAAAAAEDATPLDEKAVVSCKLGDVTGRKNNGPITVPDSDFHDFDKNRSEESFEPRQIWAIYDEDDGMPRLYCVVKEVLSVQPFKIDIAYLSSKTDIEFGSMKWVQYGFTKSCGHFRIRNSDIVDQVNIFSHLLKGKKTGRGGCVRIFPTSGEIWAVYKNWSLNWDGSTPDEVRHQYEMVEILDEYTEQYGVCIAPLVKLEGYKTVYHRSTKEDSKKWIPRCEMLRFSHQVPSWFLKDATSGFPGNCWDLDPAAIPEELLHI, encoded by the coding sequence ATGGAAGCTTACAGAGAGGAAGCCCTCAGAGTGAAACAGATCGCTGAGAGAAGATTTGTGGAAAAAGATTTCACAGGGGCTAGGAGTTATGCGTTGAAAGCTAGGTCGTTGTTTCCTGATTTGGAAGGTTTATCTCAGATGATTGCTACGTTTGAAGTTTATTTAGCTTCTCAGTGTAGGAGTGGTGGTCAAATTGATTATTATGCGGTACTTGGACTGAAACCGTCGGCTGGGAAAAGAGAAGTGAAGAAACAGTACAAGAAGATGGCTGTATTGCTTCATCCCGACAAGAACAAATGCATTGGGGCTGATGGTGCATTCCATCTCATTTCTGAAGCCTGGGGTTTCTTGTCCAATGAGTTTAATAAAAGCACGTTTtactacaaaagaaagaagcatgTCGACTCCACAGTGGTTCAGAAGCACAGCACAGAGTACATGCCTGGGACTGGGACTACAGTATTTGATCGGTTTCCACCGTCTTCAGAAAGGCTTGATACTTTCTGGACTGTATGCACCTCTTGCAAAGTTCAGTATGAGTACTTGAGGAAGTATGTGAATAAGAGGCTTTCATGTAAGAACTGTCGTGGAGCATTTATTGCTGTAGAAACTGGTCCAGCTCCTGTTAGTGCGTCATTTCATTACACGCCTCCACCTCATGCGCCTCCATCTCATGTGCCTCCATCTCATGCGCCATCATCTCATGCACCTCCAAGTAATGGCTATGGCACACATGGTTATGATGCTATTTCACGCATGCCCACCAATTCAACGTATTTCCTAGGCCACTATCCTGGGCAAGGACATGGATATGATTATGGTACCAATGGTTCATATGAATGGAGCTCATACTCTGGAACAACCTCCCCAGGGAATCTGGATTTGAAGCGTGTGTCCTCAGTGTCCAATGGGTATCCTTATAAGCACAGCACCTCAGTAGTCAGTGCGGGGATCAAGAAAGCCAAAGACGGTTCTAATGGGACATGTTCGATGAAAAGCTCATCTGGAGGTCTGATATATCCTAATCCGCCCCCGCCCAGTGTGTCTGCTCACGGGTCTGCAATTAAGGTCGGCAGACCTGGGAAGAAGAGCAAAGTTTTTCTGGAAGCTGCTGCTAATGGATTTGTTGAGAACCCTCTGAAACCTGTTTCAGTATCAAAGACAATGAATACGGATGGCAAAATAGATCAGGATTACAAACTTCATCTCCAAAGTTATGGCTCATCCAGACGGTGTTCTGCTGCATCAGTATTGGATACACGGAAGCCCTTACTTCAAAAGGCCAAAACAGACATTAAGAAAAGATTGGAGATCATGAGATTAGCTTCAGAAGCAGCAGCGGCTGCAGAGGATGCGACACCCCTTGATGAAAAAGCTGTTGTCTCCTGTAAGTTGGGAGATGTTACAGGACGCAAAAATAACGGACCAATAACAGTACCAGACTCTGATTTCcatgattttgataaaaacagATCGGAGGAATCCTTTGAGCCAAGGCAAATTTGGGCAAtttatgatgaagatgatggtatgCCACGCCTATATTGTGTGGTTAAGGAAGTACTCTCGGTTCAACCCTTTAAGATTGACATTGCTTACTTGAGCTCCAAAACGGACATTGAGTTTGGGTCAATGAAATGGGTACAATACGGGTTTACAAAGTCGTGTGGGCATTTCAGGATACGAAACTCTGACATAGTTGACCAAGTTAACATCTTTTCGCATCTTTTGAAAGGCAAGAAGACAGGGAGAGGTGGTTGTGTTCGGATCTTCCCCACAAGTGGGGAGATTTGGGCTGTCTACAAGAACTGGTCACTAAACTGGGACGGATCAACCCCGGATGAAGTGAGGCACCAATATGAAATGGTCGAGATCCTTGATGAGTATACTGAACAGTATGGTGTGTGCATTGCCCCTCTTGTTAAACTAGAGGGCTACAAAACCGTATATCACAGGAGCACGAAGGAAGACAGTAAGAAGTGGATACCAAGGTGCGAGATGTTGCGGTTCTCGCACCAAGTGCCGTCCTGGTTTCTCAAAGATGCAACCAGCGGCTTTCCCGGAAACTGTTGGGACTTAGATCCAGCTGCAATCCCCGAGGAGCTGCTTCACATCTGA
- the LOC104766539 gene encoding GDSL esterase/lipase At4g10955-like, with product MASDREAFNLCGPSHLTTVDWGNEDHQRCVAACLVQGIYIVERDRQLKREGSEALALPWWESFNFKLIRHLKDDADFSIFGGIYEYKSPQQESVDSGAPRYVIAFRGTLTKADSITRDIELDIHIIRNGLHRTSRFEIAMQAVKSMADSVGASSFWLTGHSLGAAMALLAGKTMAKTGVYINSLLFNPPFVSPPIERIANEKVRHGIRFAGSLITAGLALSRTIKQAQQPQQQQLQLQNLSEDPLEALSSWLPNIHVNPGDHLCSEYIGFFEHRGTMEQIGYGAGIVERMAMQHSLGGLLMDAMGVSNAVEVEEPVHVIPSANLIVNKTNSEDYKEAHGIHQWWREDQDLSSHIYMYK from the exons ATGGCTTCTGATAGAGAAGCGTTTAACTTGTGTGGCCCTTCACATCTTACAACTGTTGATTG gGGAAATGAAGATCACCAGCGTTGTGTAGCAGCTTGTTTGGTTCAAggaatatatatagtagagCGTGACCGTCAGCTTAAACGTGAAGGCTCTGAAGCACTTGCACTTCCATGGTGGGAGTCCTTCAACTTCAAGTTGATCCGTCACCTTAAAGACGATgctgatttctccatctttggCGGCATTTACGAATACAAATCGCCGCAACAAGAGTCCGTTGACTCTGGAGCTCCGCGGTATGTCATAGCCTTTAGAGGGACATTAACTAAAGCGGACTCGATAACTCGTGATATTGAGTTGGACATCCACATCATCCGCAACGGGCTACACCGAACATCACGTTTTGAGATCGCCATGCAGGCTGTGAAAAGCATGGCTGATTCTGTCGGCGCTTCAAGCTTCTGGCTAACAGGACATTCTCTTGGTGCAGCGATGGCGCTCCTCGCTGGTAAAACAATGGCAAAGACTGGTGTTTACATTAATTCCTTGTTGTTCAATCCTCCATTTGTGTCTCCCCCAATTGAGAGGATAGCAAATGAAAAGGTTAGGCATGGGATTAGATTCGCGGGGAGTCTCATTACAGCAGGGCTTGCTCTGTCCAGAACCATCAAACAAGCACAGCAGCCGCAGCAACAGCAACTGCAACTACAAAACTTGTCTGAAGATCCACTAGAGGCATTATCTTCTTGGCTCCCTAACATACATGTAAATCCAGGGGACCATCTATGTTCAGAGTACATTGGGTTTTTTGAGCACCGAGGAACAATGGAACAGATTGGGTATGGAGCTGGGATTGTGGAGCGGATGGCGATGCAGCATTCTTTGGGAGGTTTGCTGATGGATGCCATGGGAGTGAGCAACGCAGTTGAAGTAGAAGAGCCCGTTCATGTCATACCATCTGCAAATCTAATAGTAAACAAGACCAATTCTGAAGATTACAAGGAAGCACATGGGATACACCAATGGTGGAGGGAAGACCAAGATTTGAGTTCCCACATTTACATGTACAAATAG
- the LOC104766540 gene encoding uncharacterized protein LOC104766540, producing the protein MAAKFHISSQITSSFSHKTNESSTSSSSSYSSFLVLPKFLCPPSPLGVQQFKLHAKLGGGDGEVKPKDKKKFITKEEEPEQYWQSVGEREGENPMKTPLPYIIIFGMSTPFVILAIAFANGWIKVPIR; encoded by the exons ATGGCAGCCAAATTCCACATTTCCTCTCAAATCACTTCTTCCTTTAGCCACAAAACTAATGAATCctcaacttcatcatcttcttcatattcATCGTTCCTTGTTTTGCCTAAGTTCCTCTGTCCACCATCTCCATTAGGGGTTCAACAATTCAAGCTTCACGCTAAATTAG gtggaggagatggagaagtGAAGCCTAAAGATAAGAAGAAGTTCATAACCAAAGAGGAAGAACCAGAACA GTATTGGCAAAGCGTTGgtgaaagagaaggagagaatcCGATGAAGACGCCTCTTCCTTATATCATCATCTTCGGTATGTCAACTCCATTCGTCATCTTAGCTATCGCTTTCGCTAATGGCTGGATCAAAGTTCCCATTCGTTga